The Tolypothrix sp. PCC 7712 region CTAGGGTTTGCTGTCTCTTATCAGGGTTGAGCAATAATTCCATTGCAGCTTGGGTAATATTCTCTGCTGTGGCTTGCTCTTGTAAAAACTCTGGTACAATCTCCCCCATAACTACCAAATTTACTGGCGATGCAAAGGGAATCGAACCTTTAAGAATTTTCCGCCCAATCCAAGCTGTAATGGCATTCAGGCGATAGACAACTACTTGCGGTACATTTAACAGGGCCAGTTCTAGATTGACGGTTCCTGATTTGGTAATGGCACAATCAGCTGCAGCCATTATTTCTTGTTGTTGACCTGATAATACTGTCGCACGCAAACCATAACGCGCAATTGCTTGGGTAATCGGTTCTCTAAATTCTTCTAAAGACAGGGGAATCCAGAAATGTACTTCTGGTAATTTCGCTTGAATAGTTTGGGCAGCTTGAAAAATTGCTGGTAAAAGATATTTTAATTCTTGACTACGAGAAGCAGGCAAAAGCGCAACGGCGATCACCTCTGGTGAAATATGCAATTTAGCGCGGGCTTCCTGGCGGCTGGGGGCGGTTTGCATCCGATCAACTAAGGGATGCCCTACCCAGGTAACATTGGCACCTTCCTGGCGATAATAACGGGCTTCTTCGGGGAAGATGGCTAGGAGTTTATCTGTAAAGCCGACAATGCGGTGAGTCCTCCGCAAATTCATCGACCAGACCCACTCTTGGGGAGCGATGTAATAAACTATGGGCACATCTGGGAAATTTTCTTGCAAATAAGTGCCAATACCGATATTGGGACTCATGTAATCAATGAGTAATACCAAATCTGGGGGATTTTGCTTGAGGTAAGCGATCGCTTTTCGTTGTACTAAAAGAGTGGGTACAAGATAAGGCAATGCTTCTAAAATCCCCATTGAGCCAATATGACTGGTATCACCCAATATGGTGGCTCCAGCCTCAGCCATTTTTTCGCCACCCAGCGCCACAATCTCTAATTCACAGCCAACAGCCGCAGCTTGACGCTTCAGCGCCGCAATTATGAGAGAACCTTGCAAATCGCCAGACACTTCGCCAGTGCTGATAAATATCCGCATTTGGTAATTGAGGAAAATAAATAACAATTTGAGGTGCGGGGAGTCAGCGCAGAGTTACGCAGAGTTTGAGTTGAGGTTTAAATACTCAACTCAAACTGGGAACTAACTTAAGACTCATCACTGGCGCTAGCTTTTCTTTTTCCAGGAATTAAACCACGTCTTCCCGGCATTTGAGAAAGCAGAAGGAAGCGCCGCAGATGTTGTAACTGTTCAGTATCGCCTAGTTGTTCTAATTGTTCTAAAGCTTCTTTAAAGGTTAAGTTAGAGCGATAGAGAATGCGGAAGGCTTTTTTGAGCAGTTGTAACTCGCTAGCATCCATTCCAGAACGTTTTAACCCTACTAAGTTGAGGGTTCTGA contains the following coding sequences:
- the lpxB gene encoding lipid-A-disaccharide synthase, which encodes MRIFISTGEVSGDLQGSLIIAALKRQAAAVGCELEIVALGGEKMAEAGATILGDTSHIGSMGILEALPYLVPTLLVQRKAIAYLKQNPPDLVLLIDYMSPNIGIGTYLQENFPDVPIVYYIAPQEWVWSMNLRRTHRIVGFTDKLLAIFPEEARYYRQEGANVTWVGHPLVDRMQTAPSRQEARAKLHISPEVIAVALLPASRSQELKYLLPAIFQAAQTIQAKLPEVHFWIPLSLEEFREPITQAIARYGLRATVLSGQQQEIMAAADCAITKSGTVNLELALLNVPQVVVYRLNAITAWIGRKILKGSIPFASPVNLVVMGEIVPEFLQEQATAENITQAAMELLLNPDKRQQTLADYQQMRESLGEIGVCDRAAQEILQIL